A stretch of Mycobacterium sp. ITM-2016-00316 DNA encodes these proteins:
- the thiC gene encoding phosphomethylpyrimidine synthase ThiC, protein MSVAVNPTVTTGPIAGSSKVYSPAGVPSRRVHLSTGDHLDLYDTSGPYTDEHATIDLEKGLPPRAGIVRDRGTQLQRARNGEITAEMAFIAEREGVSPELVRDEVAIGRAVIPANHNHPESEPMIIGKAFGVKVNANIGNSAITSSIAEEVDKMVWATRWGADTIMDLSTGKDIHLTREWILRNSPVPVGTVPMYQALEKVNGDPTKMTWESYRDTVIEQCEQGVDYMTVHAGVLMRYIPLTVKRVTGIVSRGGSIMAAWMLAHHRESFLYENFEELCDILARYDVTFSLGDGLRPGSIADANDEAQFAELRTLGELTTIAKSHGVQVMIEGPGHVPVHKIVENVRLEEEWCEEAPFYTLGPLATDIAPAYDHITSAIGAAIIAQAGTAMLCYVTPKEHLGLPDRKDVKDGVIAYRIAAHAADLAKGHPRAQLRDDALSLARFEFRWHDQFALSLDPDTAREYHDETLPAEPAKTAHFCSMCGPKFCSMRITQDIRDAMAEKSLEFAEQGNRVYLPLTS, encoded by the coding sequence ATGAGTGTTGCTGTCAACCCCACCGTGACGACAGGCCCCATTGCGGGCAGTTCCAAGGTCTACTCGCCGGCGGGTGTGCCGTCCCGGCGCGTGCACCTGAGTACCGGCGACCATCTGGACCTGTACGACACGTCCGGGCCGTACACCGATGAGCACGCCACGATCGACCTGGAGAAGGGCCTGCCACCGCGCGCCGGCATCGTGCGCGACAGAGGCACTCAGCTACAGCGGGCCCGCAACGGCGAGATCACCGCCGAGATGGCGTTCATCGCCGAACGCGAAGGGGTCTCCCCGGAGTTGGTGCGCGACGAGGTGGCGATAGGCCGGGCCGTCATCCCGGCCAACCACAACCATCCCGAGAGCGAGCCGATGATCATCGGCAAGGCCTTCGGGGTGAAAGTCAATGCCAACATCGGCAATTCGGCCATCACGAGCTCGATTGCCGAGGAGGTCGACAAGATGGTGTGGGCGACCCGGTGGGGCGCGGACACCATCATGGACCTGTCCACCGGTAAGGACATCCACCTCACCAGGGAGTGGATCCTGCGCAACTCCCCGGTCCCGGTCGGCACCGTGCCCATGTATCAGGCGCTGGAGAAGGTCAACGGCGATCCCACCAAGATGACGTGGGAGTCCTACCGCGACACCGTGATCGAGCAGTGCGAGCAGGGTGTCGACTACATGACGGTGCACGCCGGGGTGTTGATGCGCTATATCCCGCTGACCGTCAAGCGGGTCACCGGGATCGTGTCCCGCGGCGGTTCGATCATGGCGGCCTGGATGCTCGCCCATCACCGGGAATCGTTCCTGTACGAGAACTTCGAGGAACTCTGCGACATCCTCGCCCGCTACGACGTGACCTTTTCCCTGGGCGACGGACTGCGCCCGGGATCGATCGCCGACGCCAACGACGAGGCCCAGTTCGCCGAACTGCGCACCCTCGGCGAACTCACCACAATCGCCAAATCCCATGGTGTGCAGGTGATGATCGAAGGCCCCGGCCATGTCCCGGTGCACAAGATCGTGGAGAACGTGCGCCTGGAGGAGGAATGGTGCGAGGAGGCGCCGTTCTACACCCTCGGTCCGCTGGCCACCGATATCGCACCGGCCTACGACCACATCACCAGCGCGATCGGTGCGGCGATCATCGCCCAGGCCGGCACCGCGATGCTCTGCTACGTCACACCCAAGGAGCACCTCGGCCTGCCCGACCGCAAGGACGTCAAGGACGGGGTGATCGCCTACCGCATCGCCGCGCATGCCGCCGATCTGGCCAAGGGCCATCCCCGGGCGCAGTTGCGTGATGACGCATTGTCGCTGGCCCGCTTCGAGTTCCGCTGGCACGACCAGTTCGCGCTGTCGCTGGACCCGGACACCGCCCGCGAGTACCACGATGAGACGCTGCCCGCTGAGCCCGCGAAGACCGCGCACTTCTGCTCGATGTGCGGCCCGAAGTTCTGCTCGATGCGCATCACACAGGACATCCGGGACGCCATGGCGGAGAAATCACTGGAGTTCGCGGAACAGGGCAACCGGGTGTATCTACCCTTGACCTCATGA
- a CDS encoding alpha/beta family hydrolase, which produces MTLDDLAGVAHEPDGKPKGTVVLTHGAGGNRDSPMLVRICDEWARHGYLAVRYNLPYRRRRPKGPPSNSANSDQEGIAEAIAWARAQGHGPVIAGGHSYGGRMTSMVAAAHSAVPDVLTLFSYPLHPPGKPERARTEHLPGITAPTVFTHGTADPFGTIDEIRAAAALVTGPAEVVEVTGARHDLGSKTLDVPLLAVTAAAIFLS; this is translated from the coding sequence GTGACGCTTGACGACCTGGCCGGGGTGGCGCACGAGCCGGACGGGAAGCCCAAGGGCACCGTCGTGCTCACCCACGGCGCGGGTGGCAACCGTGACTCCCCGATGCTGGTCCGGATCTGTGACGAATGGGCGCGCCACGGCTACCTGGCGGTCCGCTACAACCTGCCCTACCGCCGCCGCCGCCCGAAGGGGCCTCCGTCGAACTCGGCGAACTCCGATCAGGAGGGCATTGCGGAGGCGATCGCCTGGGCCCGCGCCCAAGGCCACGGCCCGGTCATCGCCGGCGGACATTCCTACGGGGGCCGGATGACGTCGATGGTGGCGGCCGCCCACAGCGCTGTACCCGATGTGCTGACCTTGTTCTCCTATCCCTTGCACCCGCCCGGCAAGCCCGAACGCGCACGCACCGAACACCTGCCCGGCATCACCGCACCGACGGTATTCACCCACGGCACCGCCGATCCGTTCGGCACCATCGACGAGATCCGCGCCGCGGCCGCACTGGTGACCGGGCCGGCCGAAGTTGTCGAGGTCACCGGGGCGCGCCACGATCTGGGCTCCAAGACTTTGGACGTCCCCCTGCTCGCGGTGACCGCCGCGGCTATCTTTCTTTCATGA
- a CDS encoding septum formation family protein, with the protein MTLPPPPGYGPPPGGFPPPPGSYPAPPAGNFPPPPPLPYSDPYGQAYPPPRPPGTNWWAIVSLIFGVLGGVLVSVICGFVGLKKAKQGQGGRGMAIAGLVLSGLWVLVGIAVVAVLVANKDEISNSEFADIFDPNSVNAADVGLGDCLSEIPSDASLVASVKTVACTEPHKGEVYHVVMVPDGDFPGETAIIDYQDQCQPALEEYSPSAMADPEVGMFVLYPTADSWKRGDRAVTCIATTDVPRTGSLQE; encoded by the coding sequence ATGACCCTGCCGCCGCCCCCCGGTTATGGACCACCGCCCGGCGGTTTCCCGCCGCCGCCCGGGAGTTACCCAGCACCCCCCGCGGGAAACTTCCCACCACCCCCACCCCTCCCCTATTCCGACCCCTACGGGCAGGCCTATCCCCCGCCGCGTCCACCGGGCACCAACTGGTGGGCCATCGTCTCGCTGATCTTCGGTGTTCTCGGCGGTGTCCTGGTCAGCGTGATCTGCGGGTTCGTCGGGCTCAAGAAGGCCAAACAGGGCCAGGGCGGGCGCGGCATGGCGATCGCCGGCCTGGTGCTGTCGGGGCTGTGGGTGCTGGTCGGAATCGCGGTGGTCGCGGTGCTCGTCGCCAACAAGGACGAGATCTCGAACAGTGAGTTCGCCGACATCTTCGACCCGAATTCCGTCAACGCCGCCGATGTCGGACTCGGCGACTGCCTCTCGGAGATCCCGTCGGATGCCAGCCTGGTGGCCTCGGTGAAAACGGTGGCGTGCACCGAGCCGCACAAGGGCGAGGTGTACCACGTCGTCATGGTCCCGGACGGTGACTTCCCGGGTGAGACGGCGATCATCGACTATCAGGACCAGTGCCAGCCCGCGCTGGAGGAGTACTCGCCGTCGGCGATGGCGGACCCCGAGGTGGGGATGTTCGTGCTGTACCCGACCGCGGACTCGTGGAAGCGCGGTGACCGTGCGGTGACGTGCATCGCCACCACCGACGTGCCGCGCACCGGTTCGCTTCAGGAGTAG
- a CDS encoding exodeoxyribonuclease III: MRIATWNVNSIRTRVDRVTDWLSRADVDVLAMQETKCTDAQFPAMPFAALGYEIAHVGLNQWNGVAIASRVGLDNVEIGFDGQPEWQALAEARAIGATCGGVRVWSLYVPNGRTLADPHYPYKLEWLAALRDSAAKWIADDPSLPVALTGDWNIAPTDEDVWDPAAFEGSTHVSAPERAAFQAMVDAGFTDVVRPFTPGPGVYTYWDYTQLRFPKKQGMRIDFILGSAALGERVTHAEIVREERKGKSPSDHAPVLIEVS; the protein is encoded by the coding sequence ATGCGTATTGCCACCTGGAACGTCAACTCCATTCGCACCCGGGTGGACCGGGTGACCGACTGGCTGTCGCGCGCCGATGTCGACGTGCTGGCCATGCAGGAGACCAAGTGCACCGATGCGCAGTTCCCGGCGATGCCGTTCGCCGCGCTCGGTTACGAGATCGCCCATGTGGGGCTCAACCAGTGGAACGGGGTGGCGATCGCCTCCCGTGTCGGACTGGACAACGTGGAGATCGGCTTCGACGGCCAGCCCGAATGGCAGGCGCTTGCCGAGGCCAGGGCCATCGGTGCGACGTGCGGCGGTGTGCGGGTCTGGAGCCTCTATGTCCCCAACGGCCGCACCCTGGCCGACCCGCACTATCCGTACAAGCTGGAATGGCTTGCCGCCCTGCGGGACAGCGCAGCCAAGTGGATCGCCGACGATCCGTCGCTGCCGGTCGCGCTGACCGGTGACTGGAACATCGCCCCCACCGACGAGGACGTCTGGGATCCCGCGGCCTTCGAGGGGTCCACCCACGTGTCTGCGCCGGAGCGGGCGGCCTTCCAGGCGATGGTCGATGCCGGATTCACAGACGTGGTGCGGCCTTTCACTCCGGGGCCCGGCGTCTACACCTACTGGGACTACACCCAGCTGCGGTTCCCCAAGAAACAGGGCATGCGCATCGACTTCATCCTCGGATCCGCCGCGCTCGGCGAGCGGGTGACCCACGCCGAGATCGTCCGCGAGGAACGCAAAGGCAAGTCGCCCAGCGATCATGCTCCCGTACTGATCGAGGTGTCGTGA
- a CDS encoding NAD(P)/FAD-dependent oxidoreductase yields the protein MFDAVIVGAGFAGIGAAIQLKRSGIENFVILDREDDLGGTWYVNHYPGLAVDVPTTTYSYFFEPNPNWSRLFSTGDEIKQYADDVADKYDVRRHIRLRTAVDGARWDEESNLWQVSLADGEVLSARYLITATGFLSQPKIPDIPGIENFDGRVIHTTEWQDDYDPTGKRIAVIGTGATAVQLIPELAKSAADLTVYQRTPIWVVPKIDLRFGPLVKKMFARIPATQRVLRWFTDSVYEVMVSIGVVHFKTFRGRGNVSAADLSKLHRFITIRDKELRRRLTPDYDFGCKRPTFSNGYYRAFTRDNVHLQDAGIDHVQSDGIVGKDGTKIEIDTLVLATGFDLWEANFPAIEVIGRDGRNLGKWWRETRFQAYQGVSMPYFPNYLSLASPYAFLGLNFFNTMEYQMRLMDRLFGEVQRRGATTFEVSEEANTRYLDRMTELLGDSLFTLGNCASARSYYYNPAGEPTLLRPTTTETAIREASEFPLSDYILH from the coding sequence ATGTTTGACGCCGTCATCGTGGGTGCTGGATTCGCCGGTATCGGCGCAGCCATCCAGCTCAAACGGTCGGGGATCGAGAACTTCGTGATCCTGGACCGCGAGGACGATCTCGGCGGCACCTGGTACGTGAACCACTACCCCGGGCTTGCCGTCGACGTCCCCACCACCACCTACTCCTACTTCTTCGAGCCGAACCCGAACTGGTCGCGGCTGTTCTCCACCGGCGACGAGATCAAGCAGTACGCCGACGATGTCGCCGACAAGTACGACGTGCGCCGCCACATCCGCTTGCGCACCGCGGTCGACGGCGCGCGCTGGGATGAGGAGTCCAACCTGTGGCAGGTGAGTCTGGCCGACGGTGAGGTGCTGAGTGCCCGCTACCTGATCACCGCGACCGGCTTCCTGTCCCAGCCGAAGATTCCCGACATCCCCGGCATCGAGAACTTCGACGGGCGGGTCATCCACACCACCGAGTGGCAGGACGACTACGACCCCACCGGGAAACGGATCGCGGTCATCGGCACCGGCGCCACCGCGGTGCAGCTCATCCCGGAACTGGCCAAGTCCGCCGCCGACCTCACCGTCTACCAGCGCACCCCGATCTGGGTGGTACCCAAGATCGACCTGCGCTTCGGGCCGCTGGTCAAAAAGATGTTCGCCCGTATCCCCGCGACCCAGCGGGTGCTGCGCTGGTTCACCGACTCGGTCTACGAGGTCATGGTGTCGATCGGCGTGGTGCACTTCAAGACGTTCCGCGGTCGCGGCAACGTCTCGGCCGCCGATCTGTCCAAACTGCATCGCTTCATCACCATCCGCGACAAGGAGCTGCGACGCCGGCTCACTCCGGACTACGACTTCGGTTGCAAGCGACCGACATTCAGCAACGGCTACTACCGGGCTTTCACCCGCGACAACGTCCATCTGCAGGATGCCGGCATCGATCACGTGCAGTCCGACGGCATCGTCGGCAAGGACGGCACCAAGATCGAGATCGACACCCTGGTACTGGCCACCGGTTTCGACCTGTGGGAGGCGAACTTCCCCGCCATCGAAGTGATCGGACGTGACGGTCGCAACCTCGGGAAGTGGTGGCGCGAAACGCGTTTCCAGGCCTATCAGGGCGTCTCGATGCCGTATTTCCCGAACTACCTCAGCCTGGCCAGCCCCTATGCCTTCCTGGGTCTGAACTTCTTCAACACCATGGAGTATCAGATGCGGCTGATGGACCGGTTGTTCGGTGAGGTGCAGCGCCGCGGCGCCACCACGTTCGAGGTCTCCGAGGAAGCCAACACCCGCTACCTGGACCGGATGACCGAGCTGCTCGGCGATTCGCTGTTCACCCTGGGCAATTGCGCGAGCGCGCGGTCCTACTACTACAACCCCGCCGGTGAGCCGACGCTGCTACGCCCCACCACCACCGAGACCGCGATCAGGGAAGCCTCCGAGTTCCCCCTGAGCGATTACATCCTGCACTGA
- the thiD gene encoding bifunctional hydroxymethylpyrimidine kinase/phosphomethylpyrimidine kinase yields the protein MTEFLPLPAFGQTPTRVMTIAGSDSGGGAGIQADMRTFAMLGVHGCVAVTAVTVQNSVGVKGFHEIPLDVVAGQITAVVDDIGVQAAKTGMLASSEIIATIAETWRGLDTGVPLVVDPVCASMHGDPLLHPSALNSIRTELFPLATLVTPNLDEVRLLVDVDVVDAASQREAARALHALGPQWTLVKGGHLRSSGASPDLLFDGTEFHEFDGPRIDTGHDHGAGDTLAAATATALAHGYTVPEAVAFGKRWVTECLRAAYPLGHGHGPVNALFRLLQ from the coding sequence ATGACCGAGTTCCTACCGCTGCCCGCGTTCGGGCAGACCCCCACCCGGGTGATGACCATCGCCGGCTCGGATTCCGGCGGCGGCGCGGGCATCCAGGCCGATATGCGCACGTTCGCCATGCTGGGCGTGCACGGCTGCGTCGCGGTCACCGCCGTCACGGTGCAGAACTCGGTGGGTGTCAAGGGGTTCCACGAGATACCGCTCGACGTGGTGGCCGGCCAGATCACCGCCGTCGTCGACGACATCGGCGTGCAGGCGGCCAAGACGGGCATGCTGGCCTCGTCCGAGATCATCGCGACGATTGCCGAGACCTGGCGCGGCCTCGACACCGGGGTGCCCCTGGTGGTGGATCCGGTGTGCGCCTCCATGCACGGGGATCCGCTGCTGCATCCGTCGGCGCTGAACTCGATTCGGACCGAACTCTTTCCGCTCGCCACCCTGGTCACCCCGAACCTCGATGAGGTGCGACTGCTTGTCGACGTCGATGTCGTCGACGCCGCCAGCCAGCGCGAGGCGGCCCGCGCGCTGCACGCGCTGGGCCCGCAATGGACACTGGTCAAGGGCGGCCACCTGCGGTCCTCGGGCGCCAGCCCCGACCTGCTGTTCGACGGCACCGAGTTCCACGAGTTCGACGGCCCGCGCATCGACACCGGCCATGACCACGGCGCCGGCGACACCTTGGCCGCCGCCACCGCCACCGCGTTGGCGCACGGGTACACCGTCCCCGAGGCAGTGGCCTTCGGCAAGCGCTGGGTGACCGAATGTCTGCGCGCCGCATACCCGTTGGGGCACGGACACGGACCTGTCAACGCGTTGTTCAGGCTTCTGCAGTGA
- a CDS encoding MFS transporter, with product MTTELEQTRARLDHDHPLYKWIVLSNTTLGILLAAINASIVLISLPAIFRGIGLNPLAPGNVSYLLWMIMGYLVVTAVLVVPFGRLGDMFGRVRIYNLGFVVFTVAAVALSFDPFHLDGGAVWLITWRVIQGIGGAMLMASSSAILTDAFPANQRGMALGVNMVAAVAGSFLGLLIGGVLSEWHWQAIFWVGVPIGVLGTIWSVRSLRELGVRTPGRLDWAGTLTFGVGLTVLLVGITYGIQPYGGASTGWTNPWVLGSIIAGVGILAAFCFIELRVDQPMVDIRLFRSAAFGMGNLAGLMSSVGRGGLQFMLIIWLQGIWLPLHGYSFESTPLWAGIYLLPVTVGFLVAAPVAGTLADRFGARPLTVGGMLLMAASFIALLMIPVNFDYWVFALLVFLNGLGGGIFTAPNTAAIMSSVPAAQRGAASGVRATFFNAGSSLSIGIFFSLMVVGLANSLPSALSNGLQAQGVSATVAHEVANTPPVGSLFAAFLGYNPIGELLEPSGALDAPGVNAEVLTGKTFFPELITEPFHSGLTVVFLAAAVMMLIGAVASMFSAGRYGVDA from the coding sequence ATGACAACTGAGCTTGAACAGACGCGCGCCCGGCTGGATCACGACCATCCGCTCTACAAGTGGATCGTGCTGTCCAACACCACGTTGGGCATCCTGCTGGCCGCGATCAACGCCTCCATCGTGCTGATCTCGCTGCCCGCGATCTTCCGGGGCATCGGGCTGAACCCGCTGGCGCCGGGCAATGTCAGCTATCTGCTCTGGATGATCATGGGCTACCTGGTGGTGACGGCCGTGCTGGTCGTCCCGTTCGGCCGGCTCGGGGACATGTTCGGCCGGGTACGCATCTACAACCTGGGCTTCGTGGTCTTCACCGTGGCGGCCGTCGCACTGTCCTTCGACCCGTTCCACCTCGACGGCGGCGCGGTCTGGCTGATCACCTGGCGCGTCATCCAGGGCATCGGTGGCGCCATGCTGATGGCCTCGTCGTCGGCGATCCTCACCGACGCGTTCCCCGCCAATCAGCGCGGCATGGCGCTCGGGGTGAACATGGTGGCAGCGGTGGCCGGGTCGTTCCTCGGCCTGCTGATCGGTGGAGTGCTCTCCGAATGGCATTGGCAGGCCATCTTCTGGGTCGGGGTGCCGATCGGCGTGCTCGGCACGATCTGGAGCGTGCGGTCGCTGCGCGAACTCGGCGTACGCACGCCGGGTCGGCTGGACTGGGCCGGCACGTTGACCTTCGGTGTCGGACTGACCGTGCTGCTCGTCGGGATCACCTACGGCATCCAGCCCTACGGCGGCGCCAGCACCGGGTGGACCAACCCCTGGGTGCTCGGATCGATCATCGCCGGGGTGGGGATCCTTGCGGCGTTTTGCTTCATCGAGTTGCGGGTCGATCAGCCGATGGTCGACATCCGGCTGTTCCGCTCTGCCGCATTCGGAATGGGGAACCTCGCCGGGCTGATGTCCTCGGTAGGCCGTGGTGGTCTGCAGTTCATGCTGATCATCTGGCTGCAGGGGATCTGGCTTCCGTTGCACGGCTACAGCTTCGAATCGACCCCGCTGTGGGCGGGTATCTACCTGCTGCCGGTCACCGTCGGTTTTCTGGTGGCCGCGCCGGTGGCCGGCACGCTGGCCGACCGGTTCGGTGCGCGCCCGTTGACGGTCGGCGGGATGCTGCTGATGGCGGCGTCCTTCATTGCGCTGCTGATGATTCCGGTGAACTTCGATTACTGGGTGTTTGCGCTGCTGGTCTTCCTGAACGGCCTGGGCGGGGGCATCTTCACCGCGCCGAACACGGCAGCCATCATGTCCAGCGTGCCCGCAGCGCAGCGTGGTGCCGCCTCGGGGGTGCGGGCCACGTTCTTCAATGCCGGGTCGTCGCTGTCCATCGGCATCTTCTTCTCGCTGATGGTCGTCGGGCTGGCCAACTCGCTACCATCGGCGCTGAGCAACGGCCTTCAGGCGCAGGGTGTTTCGGCCACCGTCGCGCACGAGGTGGCCAATACGCCCCCGGTGGGGAGTTTGTTCGCGGCGTTCCTGGGCTACAACCCGATCGGCGAATTGCTGGAGCCCTCAGGCGCGCTGGATGCGCCGGGAGTCAACGCCGAGGTGCTGACCGGCAAGACGTTCTTCCCCGAGTTGATCACCGAACCATTCCACTCCGGGCTGACCGTGGTGTTCCTGGCCGCGGCGGTGATGATGCTCATCGGCGCGGTGGCGTCCATGTTCAGCGCCGGCCGCTACGGAGTCGACGCCTAG
- a CDS encoding class I SAM-dependent methyltransferase yields MTTIQRRAFNDAITRFWSFAAPAYDTACLQRFVYKPAQDEVIEQLRSHDCMQIADVACGTGILAARIQRDLRPDEVYGLDMSDGMLAQARQRSDRVRWMSSPAEQLPFEDGFLDAVVTTSAFHFFDQPAALREFHRVLMPGGIVAVTTMSPRQAFPPLHALSAGLGAPAHAPTPDAMRKLFVEAGFRVEEQHRVRRPVWTPVSDLITVGVKPS; encoded by the coding sequence GTGACGACCATTCAGCGCAGGGCCTTCAACGACGCGATCACCCGGTTCTGGAGTTTCGCCGCCCCGGCCTATGACACGGCGTGCCTGCAGCGGTTTGTCTACAAGCCCGCCCAGGACGAAGTCATCGAGCAGCTCCGCAGCCACGATTGCATGCAGATCGCCGACGTGGCGTGCGGCACCGGCATCCTGGCCGCCCGCATCCAGCGGGATCTGCGCCCCGACGAGGTGTACGGCCTCGACATGTCCGACGGCATGCTCGCTCAGGCCCGTCAGCGCTCGGACCGGGTGCGCTGGATGTCGTCGCCGGCCGAGCAACTGCCCTTCGAGGACGGCTTCCTGGACGCGGTGGTGACCACCTCGGCCTTTCACTTCTTCGATCAGCCGGCCGCGCTCAGGGAGTTCCACCGGGTGCTGATGCCGGGCGGCATCGTCGCCGTCACCACCATGAGCCCGCGTCAGGCGTTCCCGCCGCTGCACGCGTTGTCGGCGGGTCTGGGCGCTCCGGCCCATGCGCCGACCCCGGATGCGATGCGAAAGCTGTTCGTGGAGGCCGGTTTCCGGGTCGAGGAACAGCATCGGGTGCGCCGGCCGGTGTGGACGCCGGTCTCCGATCTGATCACCGTCGGCGTCAAGCCTTCGTGA